The Bacillus oleivorans genome has a window encoding:
- the menC gene encoding o-succinylbenzoate synthase → MTIPISQIILHKLRMNLKSPFSTSFGTFQEKDFFIVEMIDQDGNQGFGESVAFSSPWYSEETVGTNQHVIEDFLIPLLQKHPVSHPDEVTKVFAPIRRNNMAKAALEGAVWDIYAKRNETTLAKALGGEKKEIEVGISIGIQPSVKDLLNTIEWAAEEGYKRMKIKIKPGWDVDVLREVRKHFPTLPIMADANSAYTLKDIDHLKQLDELELMMIEQPLEHDDIVDHALLQKELETPVCLDESIHSFDDARKAVELGSCKIINIKIGRVGGLTESKRIHDYCKANNIAVWCGGMLEAGVGRAHNIALTTLDQFILPGDTAGSSRYWEKDIIEPEVVAKNGMIKVPDTPGIGYEINRQALEDFTISKKVFTL, encoded by the coding sequence ATGACAATTCCAATATCACAAATTATTTTGCATAAACTTCGTATGAATTTAAAAAGCCCGTTTTCAACTAGTTTTGGCACCTTTCAGGAAAAGGATTTTTTTATCGTAGAAATGATTGACCAGGATGGCAACCAGGGTTTTGGTGAATCAGTCGCCTTTTCAAGCCCTTGGTACAGTGAAGAAACGGTGGGAACCAATCAGCATGTGATCGAGGATTTTTTAATTCCATTATTACAAAAGCATCCGGTATCTCATCCGGATGAAGTGACTAAAGTTTTCGCACCGATTCGCCGAAACAATATGGCGAAAGCTGCATTAGAAGGGGCGGTTTGGGATATATATGCGAAACGAAACGAGACGACACTGGCCAAAGCATTAGGCGGTGAGAAAAAAGAGATAGAAGTTGGGATCAGCATTGGCATTCAGCCTTCTGTAAAAGATCTGCTTAACACGATTGAGTGGGCGGCAGAAGAAGGATACAAGCGGATGAAAATTAAAATTAAGCCAGGCTGGGACGTTGATGTTTTACGTGAAGTAAGAAAGCACTTCCCGACTCTCCCAATAATGGCAGATGCGAATTCCGCTTATACATTGAAGGATATTGACCATTTAAAACAATTGGACGAGCTTGAGTTAATGATGATTGAACAGCCGCTTGAGCATGATGATATCGTAGACCATGCATTATTACAAAAAGAACTTGAAACGCCAGTCTGCCTGGATGAAAGTATTCACTCGTTTGACGATGCACGCAAGGCAGTCGAACTGGGAAGCTGTAAAATCATCAATATCAAAATTGGACGAGTTGGCGGGTTAACCGAGTCAAAAAGGATTCATGATTATTGTAAAGCTAACAACATTGCCGTCTGGTGCGGCGGAATGCTAGAAGCAGGTGTTGGCAGAGCTCATAATATTGCCCTTACAACGCTAGATCAATTTATTCTGCCTGGTGATACGGCAGGCTCCTCTCGTTATTGGGAAAAAGACATTATCGAACCAGAAGTTGTCGCGAAAAACGGAATGATTAAAGTACCTGATACGCCTGGCATTGGATATGAAATCAATCGTCAGGCCCTAGAGGACTTTACGATTTCAAAGAAGGTGTTCACGCTATAA
- a CDS encoding YkvI family membrane protein: protein MNKFMNGAFGRMILPGIILQSVLIGGGFATGREIVEYGAKYGALGWLGGIGIFIGFTVMAILSFELARMYKAFDYRSLLQAVIGKFWMLFDILYLLLAIIIIAVMASATGEILNSTLGFNYWAGVISITVLVGVLNFYGAGLIEKFKTFGTAALFIGYIIFSILVVSNTWDHAQQVFASGDTSYVGGDVSILAILWSGILYVGYNLAVYPAALFTVKRQKSRKDTVIAGIVAGVLMTVPWFLTYVSIMGFYPSEDVLANAVPWLVMLDGYGSWVVILFGVVVGWTLIETATGMIHAFIDRVNSHMEERKGTSLNKKQNAMIAIGALVLAILFSKIGIINLISIGYTWLAYGMIAVYAIPFLTIGVIRIIKNKEKTDQEDSAVA, encoded by the coding sequence ATGAATAAATTTATGAATGGTGCTTTCGGAAGGATGATCCTTCCGGGCATCATCCTCCAATCGGTTTTAATCGGTGGCGGTTTTGCCACAGGAAGAGAAATTGTAGAATATGGTGCAAAATACGGAGCACTCGGCTGGCTCGGCGGGATCGGAATTTTTATTGGCTTTACAGTCATGGCTATCCTTTCCTTTGAATTGGCAAGAATGTACAAAGCTTTTGATTATCGCAGTCTATTGCAAGCTGTTATCGGGAAATTTTGGATGCTATTCGACATATTATACCTCTTGCTTGCGATTATTATCATAGCCGTTATGGCTTCAGCTACGGGAGAAATATTAAATAGTACACTCGGTTTTAACTATTGGGCAGGAGTTATCTCTATAACTGTTTTAGTAGGAGTCTTGAACTTCTATGGTGCAGGATTAATAGAAAAATTCAAAACATTCGGAACAGCGGCGTTGTTTATTGGTTATATAATCTTTAGTATTTTAGTTGTGTCAAATACTTGGGACCATGCGCAACAGGTGTTTGCTTCAGGAGATACAAGTTACGTTGGCGGTGATGTCAGCATCTTAGCTATATTGTGGAGCGGAATCCTCTATGTTGGATATAACCTCGCTGTATATCCGGCCGCCCTCTTTACTGTAAAAAGACAAAAATCGAGAAAAGATACGGTCATTGCTGGGATTGTCGCAGGTGTTTTAATGACAGTACCTTGGTTTTTAACATATGTAAGCATTATGGGATTCTATCCTTCCGAAGATGTCCTGGCAAATGCAGTACCATGGCTTGTGATGCTGGATGGCTACGGTTCATGGGTAGTGATTCTTTTTGGGGTTGTCGTTGGCTGGACCCTGATTGAAACAGCGACAGGCATGATTCACGCCTTTATCGATCGCGTCAACTCTCATATGGAAGAGCGAAAAGGGACATCCTTAAATAAAAAACAAAATGCGATGATTGCAATAGGAGCATTAGTTTTAGCTATTTTGTTCTCTAAAATTGGCATCATTAATCTAATTTCAATCGGCTATACATGGCTGGCATATGGAATGATTGCTGTCTATGCGATTCCGTTCTTAACGATTGGAGTCATTCGGATCATTAAAAATAAAGAAAAAACCGATCAGGAAGATTCAGCGGTTGCGTAA
- a CDS encoding glycosyltransferase: MKKPLISVIIPTFNRLGPLSELVESLFRQTFQDFEIIIVNDQGEPVDRIQSLYPELQIKILTPAKKLHHVGCRNEGLACTEGSFIMLCDDDDFVVPDHLEQMADAIQDADFVYTDVEMVDFITDNGVRCPHSRTVFAYEWDRELVRKFNPYISSGSLYRKEIHQQIGSFDEEVHNYWDWDFFLRVIESGLKIKKLPAANTIYAFTPDGSNISAGLNEKRQTYLQKFSEKHNLGSLSQENFWTMMDRPFVKTKRSQSKIVWDGKPMIYRGR, encoded by the coding sequence ATGAAAAAGCCTTTGATATCAGTAATTATCCCAACCTTTAACCGTTTAGGTCCTTTATCTGAGCTGGTTGAATCGCTTTTCAGACAAACGTTTCAGGATTTCGAAATTATTATTGTGAATGATCAGGGGGAGCCGGTTGACCGGATCCAATCGCTTTACCCTGAACTGCAAATAAAAATTTTAACTCCAGCAAAAAAGCTCCACCATGTTGGCTGCCGGAATGAGGGACTCGCCTGTACGGAGGGGAGCTTCATTATGCTTTGTGATGATGACGATTTTGTCGTTCCTGACCACTTAGAACAAATGGCAGATGCGATCCAAGATGCTGACTTTGTTTATACGGATGTTGAAATGGTTGATTTTATAACAGATAATGGGGTTCGCTGCCCTCATTCACGAACGGTATTTGCTTACGAATGGGATCGAGAGCTGGTACGGAAGTTTAATCCATATATCTCATCTGGATCTTTGTATCGAAAAGAGATCCACCAGCAAATCGGCAGCTTTGATGAAGAAGTGCATAACTATTGGGATTGGGACTTCTTTTTGCGAGTGATCGAAAGCGGTTTAAAAATAAAGAAACTGCCCGCCGCGAATACTATTTATGCTTTTACCCCCGATGGAAGCAATATATCAGCAGGATTAAATGAAAAGAGACAAACCTACCTGCAGAAGTTTTCTGAAAAGCACAATCTGGGCAGTTTATCTCAGGAGAATTTTTGGACAATGATGGATCGTCCATTTGTAAAAACTAAAAGATCACAATCGAAAATCGTATGGGATGGGAAGCCGATGATTTATCGGGGGCGATAA
- a CDS encoding DinB family protein, protein MNPTIKLYLYHQWANQKFFEHLKELPEELIDKKVESVFSSIKHVLVHMLMVDYGWLFAIKGIDVESIIESREERIEKLNKMSLEELETEYDEVMEDYKQFLEQLDDPHAKHTVHHRHFGTLETTYAELYSHIVNHGTYHRGNMTAMLRQMGHPGPSTDYVFYLYEVNK, encoded by the coding sequence ATGAATCCAACAATAAAACTTTACCTCTATCACCAATGGGCCAATCAAAAGTTTTTCGAGCATTTAAAGGAACTGCCAGAAGAACTGATAGACAAAAAAGTTGAAAGTGTCTTTTCCTCCATAAAACATGTACTCGTCCACATGTTAATGGTTGATTATGGCTGGCTGTTTGCCATTAAAGGGATTGACGTCGAGTCCATTATTGAATCTCGCGAAGAACGCATTGAAAAATTAAATAAAATGAGCCTTGAAGAATTAGAAACAGAGTATGATGAGGTAATGGAGGATTATAAACAATTTCTCGAACAATTGGATGATCCCCATGCTAAGCATACCGTTCATCACCGTCATTTCGGTACATTGGAAACAACTTATGCAGAGCTCTACTCGCATATTGTAAATCACGGAACTTACCACCGCGGCAATATGACCGCGATGCTTCGCCAAATGGGACATCCTGGTCCATCAACCGATTATGTTTTTTATTTGTATGAAGTTAATAAGTAG
- a CDS encoding DinB family protein, translated as MIEKSLKDWLKHRRILEELLKTVKEEDADFKPWDGAMSLGELALHIAGWADTFITLAKTGEFSKPEKYQFKTMSEVREAVHLLTEKTAATYSSLTAEDLEAVRTFPISDFKFPGKVYLKIIHDHEVHHKGQLYVYARMTGVEKVTFFRN; from the coding sequence ATGATAGAGAAATCCCTCAAAGACTGGTTAAAACACCGTCGGATTTTGGAGGAATTGTTAAAAACAGTGAAAGAAGAGGACGCTGACTTTAAGCCTTGGGACGGTGCCATGTCACTCGGCGAGCTTGCCTTACATATTGCCGGATGGGCCGATACATTTATTACTTTGGCCAAAACCGGGGAGTTTTCAAAGCCTGAAAAATACCAGTTTAAAACCATGTCCGAAGTCCGTGAAGCTGTTCATCTATTAACGGAAAAAACAGCTGCCACTTACTCTTCCCTGACAGCTGAAGATTTAGAAGCGGTTCGCACTTTCCCTATTTCTGACTTCAAATTTCCAGGAAAGGTATATCTTAAAATCATTCACGACCACGAAGTCCATCACAAGGGACAACTTTATGTTTATGCCCGTATGACCGGTGTGGAAAAAGTTACATTTTTCCGGAATTAA
- a CDS encoding helix-turn-helix transcriptional regulator has translation MSKSSMMLSILWLLKSGRRITAKEIADSLEINIRTVYRYIDSLCASGVPIIADSGHNGGYSLLHDFTEAPLFFEIDEQKALNHAAIYAQESGYPYSEVLNRAISKLNRYTNETQQSLINRHTQGFDVIQPPADPSLEATLQTLEAAVAKGITLFMSYEKGHVNTISERNIDPYGLVHWKNRWYIVGYCHLRDEVRSFRVDRIINLKQTELTFNRPANFSVRSFFLKSLLPDSDAKDTFITVKIQAHPQVIKELSSHWSLWPAFIEGTETEAHFKLKKDIALFYLPYSLLPYGRAIQILEPKEVKEQMVTVIKNLLEHYQKI, from the coding sequence ATGTCTAAGTCTTCTATGATGCTATCAATCTTGTGGCTATTAAAGAGTGGAAGGAGGATTACGGCTAAGGAAATAGCAGACTCCCTAGAAATTAATATCCGTACGGTTTACCGCTATATTGATTCCTTGTGTGCAAGCGGTGTTCCAATCATAGCAGATTCCGGCCATAATGGCGGTTACAGCTTGCTCCATGATTTCACAGAGGCTCCGCTATTCTTTGAGATTGATGAACAAAAGGCGCTGAATCATGCAGCGATTTACGCGCAAGAATCAGGGTATCCCTATAGTGAGGTACTAAACCGGGCTATATCCAAACTAAACCGCTATACCAACGAAACACAACAAAGCCTAATTAACCGCCATACGCAAGGGTTCGATGTGATTCAGCCACCTGCTGACCCCTCCTTAGAAGCGACATTGCAAACTTTAGAAGCTGCCGTTGCAAAAGGCATTACTCTTTTTATGTCATACGAAAAGGGGCACGTGAATACTATTTCAGAACGAAACATAGATCCTTATGGCTTAGTCCATTGGAAAAATAGATGGTATATCGTAGGCTATTGTCACCTGCGCGATGAAGTTCGGAGTTTCCGTGTTGACCGCATTATCAATCTGAAGCAAACCGAGTTAACATTCAACCGTCCTGCCAATTTTTCAGTTCGTTCCTTTTTTCTAAAATCCTTACTCCCGGATTCAGACGCCAAAGATACATTCATCACCGTGAAAATTCAGGCACATCCTCAGGTCATTAAAGAACTCTCATCTCATTGGAGCCTATGGCCTGCTTTTATAGAAGGTACTGAAACGGAAGCACATTTTAAACTAAAAAAAGACATAGCTCTCTTTTACTTACCCTACTCATTGCTCCCATACGGACGCGCGATTCAAATTCTTGAACCTAAAGAGGTAAAAGAACAAATGGTCACTGTAATCAAGAATTTGTTAGAGCATTATCAAAAAATCTAA
- a CDS encoding helix-turn-helix domain-containing protein, with product MVKLLIADRDENERVGIKWLVSSYSIPYEEVFLARTALETIRILEKDMPEVVCVELDMFQSDAWQELQYALNRYARFCIVMTAEATFERALQAIELHAYSFWLKPILPDEIKRVLQHCYKQAEQKQSRYSSQIQPTNTLSYRTLFVEGEAPDYNDYCILLLQTENIKDLPLLRSYIEDYSFQIQPSILPLSDMMACVFARMTGTDSYLIQQGNLLLKQWEERYRIPIAGIYYVPKQNESLHKCYMEAKQSLDIHFFKGYRQLTVLKQPIKWGEIDPFLTPEDQRNWIGMLNEGDLDKIKNWMHAEFLNFSHYYPDPGLLRIRLSSILAQVRRFMKSYHLDQGELEIKYHRVFESILYTSVLYRIVQDFVLFLKEVIDRATLHRQEKILDVTEKAIQFVEQHYMESDLNLEKVAQFVDRNPAYLSSQLSRKNKETFRQLLTQIRIRQAQALLKESDNTIQQIADLTGFSNPNYFSRIFKKAVGVSPRVYRDQK from the coding sequence GTGGTTAAGTTGTTGATTGCGGATCGGGATGAGAATGAAAGGGTGGGGATTAAGTGGCTCGTGTCTTCTTATTCGATTCCGTATGAGGAAGTTTTTTTAGCGAGGACGGCATTGGAGACAATTCGGATTTTAGAAAAGGACATGCCTGAAGTGGTATGTGTGGAACTGGATATGTTTCAATCGGATGCATGGCAAGAGCTGCAGTATGCCCTGAACCGATATGCGCGCTTTTGCATAGTGATGACAGCAGAAGCAACGTTTGAACGTGCCCTGCAGGCTATTGAACTTCATGCCTACTCGTTTTGGCTAAAGCCGATCCTGCCAGATGAAATCAAGCGGGTGCTTCAACATTGCTACAAACAGGCTGAACAAAAACAATCCCGATATTCTTCTCAAATTCAGCCAACAAACACCTTGTCCTATCGAACCTTATTTGTAGAAGGGGAAGCCCCTGATTATAACGATTATTGCATTTTATTGCTGCAAACAGAAAATATAAAAGATCTGCCATTATTACGCTCCTATATAGAAGACTATTCATTTCAAATCCAGCCAAGCATCTTGCCGTTGAGTGACATGATGGCGTGTGTATTCGCACGCATGACGGGGACTGATTCCTATTTAATCCAACAAGGAAATCTGCTGCTGAAGCAATGGGAGGAACGATACCGGATTCCGATAGCAGGAATCTATTATGTGCCGAAGCAGAACGAGTCACTCCATAAATGTTATATGGAAGCGAAACAGTCGTTAGACATTCATTTTTTTAAAGGATACCGGCAGCTGACCGTTCTCAAGCAGCCGATTAAATGGGGAGAAATTGATCCATTTTTAACGCCAGAGGATCAAAGAAACTGGATAGGCATGCTAAATGAAGGAGACCTGGACAAAATCAAAAACTGGATGCATGCTGAATTTTTAAATTTTAGTCATTATTACCCTGACCCTGGGTTACTCAGGATAAGATTATCCAGTATTTTGGCTCAAGTGCGGCGCTTTATGAAGTCTTATCACTTAGATCAGGGGGAGCTTGAAATAAAATACCATCGCGTGTTTGAATCAATCCTTTACACTTCTGTTCTTTACCGGATTGTACAGGACTTTGTTTTATTTTTAAAAGAAGTGATCGATCGAGCCACCCTGCACCGTCAGGAAAAGATTTTAGATGTAACAGAAAAGGCGATTCAATTCGTTGAACAGCATTATATGGAATCAGATTTAAACCTCGAAAAGGTTGCTCAGTTTGTTGACAGAAATCCGGCTTATTTAAGCTCACAGTTATCCAGAAAAAATAAAGAGACCTTCCGGCAGCTGTTGACGCAAATACGAATCAGGCAAGCACAGGCACTTTTAAAAGAATCAGATAACACGATCCAGCAAATTGCGGATCTAACTGGGTTTTCAAACCCGAATTATTTTAGCCGAATTTTTAAAAAAGCGGTGGGTGTTTCCCCGCGAGTCTACCGTGACCAAAAGTAA
- the hutU gene encoding urocanate hydratase has product MKQAQKRVIQNYKGPGLHAKGWIQEAALRMLMNNLDPEVAERPEDLVVYGGIGKAARNWEAYDAIIQTLHELESDETLLVQSGKPVAVFKTHKDAPRVLIANSNLVPAWANWEHFHELDKKGLMMYGQMTAGSWIYIGSQGIVQGTYETFAECARTSFNGSLKGTITLTAGLGGMGGAQPLAVTLNGGVAICIEVDPARIQKRLDTKYLDIRVDDLNDAINTALEAKREGRALSIGLLGNAAEILPKMIKRGFIPDVLTDQTSSHDPLNGYIPAGLSLQEADEFRKADPATYVKKSKQSIAAHVRAMLEMQQKGAVTFDYGNNIRQVAKDEGVENAFDFPGFVPAYIRPQFCEGKGPFRWVALSGDPRDIYKTDEVILREFSYNKHLCNWIKMAQEKIQFQGLPARICWLGYGERARFGKIINDMVANGELSAPIVIGRDHLDSGSVASPNRETEGMKDGSDAVADWPILNALINAVGGASWVSVHHGGGVGMGYSIHAGMVIVADGTKEAEARLERVLTTDPGMGIVRHVDAGYDLAIQTAKEKGVKIPMLE; this is encoded by the coding sequence ATGAAACAAGCCCAAAAGAGAGTTATTCAAAATTACAAGGGACCCGGATTGCATGCGAAAGGATGGATTCAGGAAGCGGCTTTACGAATGCTAATGAATAATCTAGATCCCGAGGTGGCGGAAAGACCTGAAGATTTAGTGGTATATGGGGGAATCGGAAAGGCAGCCCGCAACTGGGAAGCGTATGATGCAATTATCCAAACACTTCATGAATTAGAGTCGGATGAAACTTTATTGGTTCAATCAGGGAAACCGGTCGCTGTGTTTAAAACTCATAAAGATGCGCCTCGTGTCCTAATTGCCAATTCAAATCTCGTTCCAGCGTGGGCCAATTGGGAGCACTTCCATGAGTTGGACAAAAAAGGGCTGATGATGTATGGACAAATGACAGCAGGAAGCTGGATCTATATCGGCAGCCAGGGAATTGTCCAGGGTACTTATGAAACATTTGCGGAGTGCGCGCGTACGTCTTTTAACGGCAGCCTTAAAGGCACCATCACTTTGACAGCTGGACTTGGCGGAATGGGAGGGGCGCAGCCGCTAGCCGTTACCTTGAATGGAGGAGTCGCGATCTGCATTGAGGTGGACCCAGCCCGTATTCAAAAACGCCTTGATACTAAGTATTTAGATATTCGAGTCGATGATTTAAATGATGCGATCAATACTGCGCTCGAAGCGAAACGCGAGGGAAGGGCATTATCGATTGGTCTGCTTGGAAATGCGGCAGAAATTCTGCCGAAAATGATTAAACGCGGTTTTATTCCAGATGTTTTAACAGATCAAACGTCTTCACATGACCCGTTAAATGGCTATATCCCAGCCGGGCTTTCGCTTCAAGAAGCCGACGAATTTCGCAAAGCAGACCCAGCCACATACGTGAAAAAATCAAAACAAAGCATTGCCGCTCATGTACGTGCTATGCTTGAAATGCAGCAAAAGGGTGCGGTTACCTTTGATTACGGAAATAATATTCGCCAGGTCGCAAAAGACGAGGGAGTTGAAAATGCCTTTGATTTTCCTGGGTTTGTGCCTGCCTATATTCGTCCGCAATTCTGTGAAGGAAAGGGGCCATTCCGTTGGGTGGCATTATCGGGGGATCCTCGCGATATTTATAAAACAGATGAAGTTATACTTAGGGAGTTTAGTTACAACAAACATTTATGTAACTGGATCAAGATGGCTCAGGAAAAAATTCAGTTTCAAGGTCTGCCTGCAAGGATTTGCTGGTTAGGATACGGAGAACGGGCCCGGTTTGGAAAAATTATTAATGATATGGTCGCAAACGGTGAATTAAGTGCGCCAATCGTGATTGGCCGCGATCACTTAGACTCAGGCTCTGTCGCATCGCCGAACCGTGAAACCGAAGGAATGAAGGATGGCAGTGATGCTGTAGCCGACTGGCCAATTTTAAATGCTCTAATTAATGCAGTAGGAGGAGCGAGCTGGGTATCCGTTCATCATGGCGGCGGTGTCGGAATGGGTTACTCCATCCATGCAGGTATGGTGATTGTTGCAGATGGTACGAAGGAAGCAGAAGCCCGATTAGAGCGGGTACTGACGACAGATCCAGGGATGGGAATCGTCCGTCATGTCGATGCGGGCTATGATTTGGCGATTCAAACAGCAAAGGAAAAAGGTGTCAAAATTCCGATGCTGGAATAA
- the hutI gene encoding imidazolonepropionase, which produces MNNTVFIRNAHQLVTLEGGSDAPRVGKQMEELHIIENGSVWIEGRKIAAVGTDAELLEKFSARLHEAEIIDATGKLVTPGFVDPHTHLVHAGTREQEFNMRLQGATYMEIMNAGGGIHSTTKATREATHDQLFEESYDRLNRFLKQGVTTIEAKSGYGLSLEHEIKQLEVAKQLNEYHPIDIVSTFMGAHAVPAEYKQDPDKFVDIVIKEMLPQVAISGLAEFNDVFCERGVFTPEQSKKILEAGKNLGLLPKIHADEIEPYSGAELAASVGAVSADHLLKASDQGIRQMAEAGVIAVLLPGTAFFLMAESANGRKMIDEGVAVALSTDCNPGSSPTVSLPLIMNLGCLKMGMTPAEVLTAVSINAAHAIKRGATIGSIETGKLADINIFNVPTYMHLQYMYGENHIDTVIKNGKKVVSGGSLLWQDTHTLN; this is translated from the coding sequence ATGAATAACACCGTTTTTATCCGAAATGCTCACCAATTAGTAACTCTTGAAGGCGGATCCGATGCTCCGCGCGTTGGCAAGCAAATGGAAGAGCTCCACATCATTGAAAATGGCAGTGTGTGGATTGAGGGCAGAAAAATTGCAGCGGTCGGTACAGATGCAGAGCTTCTTGAAAAATTTAGCGCGCGGCTGCATGAAGCCGAGATCATCGATGCGACTGGAAAACTGGTAACCCCTGGTTTTGTAGATCCTCATACTCATCTTGTGCATGCCGGAACACGTGAACAAGAATTTAATATGCGCCTGCAAGGAGCCACTTATATGGAAATCATGAATGCAGGCGGCGGTATTCACTCAACCACAAAAGCAACAAGGGAAGCTACGCATGATCAGCTTTTTGAGGAAAGCTACGACAGACTTAATCGCTTCCTAAAGCAAGGGGTTACGACAATCGAAGCTAAAAGCGGTTATGGACTTTCATTAGAACATGAAATCAAACAATTAGAGGTCGCAAAACAATTAAACGAATATCATCCGATTGACATCGTAAGTACTTTTATGGGTGCACATGCGGTCCCTGCGGAATATAAACAAGACCCGGATAAGTTTGTTGATATTGTCATTAAAGAAATGCTTCCGCAGGTAGCTATCTCTGGTTTGGCGGAATTCAATGATGTCTTCTGCGAACGGGGCGTATTTACTCCTGAACAATCGAAAAAGATTCTTGAAGCAGGAAAGAATTTGGGACTTCTTCCTAAGATTCATGCAGATGAGATTGAACCTTACAGTGGGGCAGAGTTAGCCGCAAGCGTTGGAGCAGTTTCAGCTGATCATCTTTTAAAAGCATCGGATCAAGGAATCCGGCAAATGGCAGAAGCCGGAGTCATCGCGGTGTTGCTTCCTGGAACGGCCTTTTTTCTTATGGCTGAATCAGCAAACGGACGGAAGATGATCGATGAAGGTGTTGCGGTTGCTCTATCAACCGACTGTAATCCAGGATCATCACCAACCGTTTCACTTCCGCTCATTATGAACTTAGGCTGTTTAAAAATGGGGATGACCCCAGCCGAAGTTTTAACAGCGGTCTCCATCAACGCAGCCCATGCGATCAAGCGTGGAGCAACGATCGGAAGTATTGAGACAGGCAAACTGGCCGACATCAATATTTTTAACGTTCCAACCTACATGCACCTTCAATACATGTATGGCGAGAATCATATTGATACGGTTATAAAAAATGGCAAAAAAGTAGTCAGCGGAGGGAGCTTATTATGGCAGGATACCCATACCCTCAATTAA
- a CDS encoding agmatinase family protein has translation MAGYPYPQLKPPNFRWHRPEDTHEPKVNEWIQTLEPDGSEIDWDQIDVCLLGVPLSRSSISASAASENPDAIRRAWKYFTTYNLDVDVDLTELRVVDLGDVRQHVTDISVCHTNIKEAMLSMQKYHPQVFPLSIGGDHSITAQLVKGWKEAHPEERIGILQLDTHFDLRDLSDNGPSNGTPIRNLIESGTILGADVYNIGLHGFFNAKSLKEYADKMGVHYTTLRKARRMGVENAVEQALAELEQKVDTIYLTVDMDVLDIGIAPGAPASAPGGMRTDELFEAVYVAGQNEKVKAMDLVCLDPFKDAGEATVKAGVHVMLSFLSGLVMRYKQN, from the coding sequence ATGGCAGGATACCCATACCCTCAATTAAAACCGCCGAATTTTAGATGGCATAGACCTGAAGACACTCATGAGCCAAAAGTAAATGAATGGATTCAAACATTAGAACCGGACGGATCAGAGATAGACTGGGATCAAATCGATGTTTGTTTACTTGGCGTACCCCTTTCCAGATCATCGATCAGTGCATCGGCAGCCAGTGAAAATCCGGATGCGATTCGCAGGGCATGGAAATATTTCACGACTTATAACTTAGATGTTGATGTTGATTTAACCGAGCTGCGGGTTGTGGATTTGGGTGATGTCAGACAGCATGTGACTGATATTTCTGTTTGTCACACCAACATTAAAGAAGCAATGCTGAGTATGCAGAAATACCACCCGCAGGTTTTCCCGCTTTCAATTGGCGGCGATCATTCGATTACAGCACAGCTGGTAAAAGGGTGGAAAGAGGCCCATCCGGAGGAGCGGATTGGGATTTTACAGCTCGATACACATTTTGATTTAAGGGATCTGAGTGATAATGGGCCAAGTAATGGAACGCCGATCCGCAACCTGATCGAAAGCGGAACCATACTCGGCGCAGACGTGTATAACATCGGCTTGCACGGATTTTTTAATGCGAAATCATTAAAGGAATATGCGGACAAAATGGGTGTGCATTACACGACGTTAAGAAAAGCCAGACGAATGGGAGTCGAGAATGCAGTTGAACAGGCCTTAGCAGAGCTTGAGCAAAAGGTCGATACAATTTATCTGACTGTCGATATGGATGTGCTAGATATTGGTATAGCACCGGGTGCTCCTGCCTCTGCACCTGGCGGGATGAGAACCGATGAACTATTTGAAGCCGTCTATGTCGCCGGCCAAAACGAAAAGGTAAAAGCGATGGACCTCGTTTGTTTAGACCCTTTTAAAGATGCAGGGGAAGCGACGGTAAAAGCGGGAGTTCATGTCATGCTCTCTTTTCTGAGCGGGTTAGTTATGCGGTATAAACAAAACTAA